The following are from one region of the Chloroflexota bacterium genome:
- a CDS encoding MoxR family ATPase, producing MFQVQPFAERIVANIEKVIVGKREAVEQAVISLLSQGHLLIEDVPGVGKTMLARSLARSLGCSFNRIQFTPDMLPSDVTGVSMFNQVSRQFEFRPGPVMAQIVLADEINRATPKTQSALLEAMEEHQISVDGVTHALPQPFMVLATQNPIEHEGTFPLPEAQLDRFLLRIRLGYSDMEDEINILERQQIRHPLQTLEQVVSADELRQAQEAVRTIHVSPAVKRYIVEITSRTRKHPAVYLGASPRGSLTLHRAGQARAAIAGRDYVLPDDVKALALPALAHRVILGPSARLKDITAEAVVQEILKQLPVPGAEAR from the coding sequence ATGTTTCAAGTCCAACCCTTTGCAGAAAGAATAGTCGCTAACATTGAAAAAGTCATCGTCGGCAAGCGCGAGGCGGTAGAGCAGGCCGTCATCAGCCTGCTCTCGCAAGGCCACCTGCTCATCGAAGACGTGCCGGGCGTGGGCAAGACCATGCTGGCCCGGAGCCTGGCCCGCTCGTTGGGTTGTTCCTTCAACCGCATTCAGTTCACGCCCGACATGCTCCCCAGCGACGTGACCGGCGTGTCCATGTTCAACCAGGTCTCGCGCCAGTTCGAGTTCCGCCCCGGCCCGGTGATGGCCCAGATCGTGCTGGCCGATGAAATTAATCGCGCCACGCCCAAGACCCAATCCGCTTTGTTGGAGGCGATGGAAGAACATCAAATCTCGGTGGACGGCGTCACCCACGCCCTGCCTCAGCCCTTCATGGTGCTCGCCACCCAAAACCCGATCGAACACGAAGGCACCTTCCCGCTTCCTGAGGCCCAACTAGATCGCTTCTTGCTTCGCATCCGGCTCGGCTACTCCGACATGGAAGACGAGATCAACATTCTGGAGCGCCAGCAGATTCGCCATCCCCTGCAAACGCTGGAGCAGGTGGTCTCGGCGGACGAACTGCGCCAGGCGCAGGAAGCAGTGCGGACGATTCATGTTTCTCCAGCCGTCAAGCGTTACATTGTCGAGATCACCAGCCGCACCCGGAAACACCCGGCGGTGTATTTGGGCGCCAGCCCGCGTGGCAGTCTCACCCTGCACCGGGCCGGGCAGGCGCGAGCGGCCATCGCAGGCCGCGACTACGTCCTGCCCGACGACGTGAAGGCCCTGGCCCTGCCCGCGCTGGCCCACCGCGTCATCCTCGGCCCCAGCGCCCGCCTCAAAGACATCACCGCCGAGGCCGTCGTGCAGGAAATTCTCAAACAACTGCCCGTGCCTGGCGCCGAGGCCAGGTAA
- a CDS encoding GAF domain-containing protein — translation MDQLVYALLILAFAFSALSLFGSRKIRREIAERRQAEARTRQAAAHFETLARVTARLSSLLDLNILLEAVVEETARALNTPVAAVSRPDDKQGGLVYVAAFGLAPEIYRRTAPAPRSLYDQLLQRRESLFVLPDAQAHTNMPENGLYKSLNVRTVMAAVMLRGSQLIGTLDVLTLGQQRYFTAEEMSLLQSLATQAAQAVANARLYSDSLHRMENLVALYSSAQKLTLGLNLQELAEDVVRTCVNAFNVQLAWLGRAEPDGRVRSLAHFPEHVRHPSQINVRWDDSPQGQGPSGRAIRNGFPVVIADLNNEVETMLWRTALVQGFQTSAAFPLINRDRPFGVLNLYSDQAGFFTPERVQFLQSFVNQAAAALENARLLAEAERNANELALAYDSTLEGWSNFLDLKDRETEGHSRRVTEMTLRLAQAMGIHDATMLLHIRRGALLHDIGKMGIRDAVLLKAGDLSVEEWVEMRRHPMYAYNILSPITFLRPALDIPYCHHEHWDGSGYPRGLKGEQIPLAARIFAVADVWDALRSDRPYRKGWPEEKVYAELRAGAGTHFDPQVVEAFLKLVAR, via the coding sequence ATGGATCAACTCGTTTACGCTCTTTTGATTCTGGCCTTTGCGTTCAGCGCCCTCTCTCTCTTTGGCTCGAGAAAGATCAGGCGGGAGATCGCTGAACGCCGACAGGCGGAGGCCCGCACGCGGCAGGCGGCGGCCCACTTTGAAACACTGGCCCGGGTCACGGCCCGCCTCAGTTCATTGCTCGATCTGAACATCCTCCTCGAAGCCGTTGTCGAAGAAACAGCCCGCGCCTTGAACACGCCGGTTGCGGCGGTGAGCCGGCCCGACGACAAACAGGGCGGGCTGGTTTATGTGGCCGCCTTTGGCCTTGCGCCGGAAATTTACCGGCGGACGGCGCCCGCGCCGCGCTCGCTTTACGATCAACTCCTTCAACGCCGCGAATCATTGTTCGTCCTGCCCGACGCTCAGGCGCACACCAACATGCCGGAAAACGGCCTGTATAAATCGTTGAACGTGCGCACGGTAATGGCGGCCGTCATGCTCCGGGGCAGTCAGCTGATTGGCACGCTGGATGTGTTGACGCTCGGCCAGCAACGTTACTTCACTGCCGAAGAGATGTCGCTCTTGCAGAGCCTGGCCACCCAGGCGGCGCAGGCCGTTGCCAACGCCCGTTTGTATTCGGACAGTTTGCACCGCATGGAAAACCTGGTGGCCTTGTATTCCAGCGCCCAGAAGCTCACCCTGGGACTCAATTTGCAAGAGCTGGCCGAAGATGTCGTCCGCACTTGCGTCAATGCCTTCAACGTGCAGTTGGCCTGGCTGGGCCGGGCCGAGCCGGATGGCCGGGTGCGCTCACTGGCCCATTTCCCCGAACACGTCCGCCACCCAAGCCAGATCAACGTCCGCTGGGATGACTCGCCGCAGGGGCAAGGCCCCAGTGGCCGGGCCATCCGAAACGGCTTCCCGGTGGTCATCGCCGATTTGAACAACGAGGTGGAAACTATGTTGTGGCGGACGGCGCTGGTTCAAGGCTTCCAAACAAGCGCCGCTTTCCCCTTGATCAACCGCGACCGGCCATTTGGCGTTTTGAATCTTTACAGCGATCAGGCCGGCTTCTTTACGCCGGAGCGGGTGCAGTTTTTGCAGAGCTTTGTCAACCAGGCCGCCGCCGCGCTGGAGAACGCGCGCCTGCTGGCCGAGGCCGAGCGCAACGCCAATGAACTGGCCCTGGCTTACGATTCGACTCTGGAGGGCTGGTCGAACTTTCTCGACTTGAAAGATCGGGAGACGGAAGGGCACAGCCGCCGGGTGACCGAGATGACGTTGCGTCTGGCTCAGGCGATGGGCATTCACGACGCGACGATGCTTCTGCACATTCGCCGCGGCGCGCTTCTGCACGACATTGGCAAGATGGGCATTCGTGACGCGGTTCTGCTCAAAGCCGGCGACTTGAGCGTCGAGGAGTGGGTGGAGATGCGCCGCCACCCGATGTACGCCTACAACATCCTTTCGCCGATCACGTTTCTGCGCCCGGCGCTCGACATTCCCTACTGCCATCACGAGCACTGGGACGGCTCCGGCTACCCGCGTGGACTCAAGGGCGAGCAAATTCCGTTGGCGGCCCGCATTTTCGCCGTGGCGGATGTGTGGGATGCGCTTCGTTCTGACCGGCCTTATCGCAAGGGTTGGCCGGAAGAAAAGGTGTACGCCGAGCTTAGGGCCGGGGCCGGGACGCACTTCGACCCGCAAGTGGTGGAAGCTTTCTTGAAGCTGGTAGCGCGTTGA
- a CDS encoding SufE family protein translates to MTDTPSPLPPRLKEIVEDFNLCEGREKLDLLFDYSQRMPPLPASLQGHREQFEQVHECMTPVFVHAETTDNQMKFYFDVPEESPSVRGYAALLSEGVDGSTPEEILAIPGDFYYAMGLQEVLSGQRLNGMRAILAYIKRLAKRELNGENN, encoded by the coding sequence ATGACTGACACACCCTCTCCCCTTCCGCCGCGCCTGAAAGAGATCGTCGAAGACTTCAACCTCTGCGAAGGCCGCGAAAAACTGGACTTGCTGTTCGACTACTCGCAGCGCATGCCGCCCCTGCCGGCCTCGTTACAGGGCCACCGCGAGCAGTTCGAGCAAGTGCACGAGTGCATGACGCCCGTCTTCGTCCACGCCGAGACGACCGACAACCAAATGAAGTTTTACTTCGACGTGCCCGAAGAGTCGCCCTCGGTGCGCGGCTACGCCGCCCTGCTCAGCGAAGGAGTGGACGGCTCGACGCCCGAAGAAATCCTGGCCATCCCCGGCGACTTTTACTATGCGATGGGCTTGCAGGAGGTGTTGAGCGGCCAGCGGTTGAACGGGATGAGGGCGATACTGGCTTATATCAAGAGGTTGGCGAAGAGGGAGTTGAATGGCGAGAACAACTGA